In Erwinia sp. SLM-02, one genomic interval encodes:
- a CDS encoding glycine dehydrogenase — MSNGTLSATERSDEIQVLAETVMAQIAGLFAERAIVPNAVQQQMLNSHVKAMALRSLTGEPLPEVEAELFEDISPESMTLAQQVVDLFGNLPKEEAWLLSVHFEVAKENA, encoded by the coding sequence GTGAGTAATGGAACGTTGTCGGCCACAGAACGCAGCGACGAGATTCAGGTTCTGGCAGAAACGGTGATGGCGCAGATTGCCGGACTGTTTGCGGAACGGGCCATCGTGCCCAATGCGGTTCAGCAGCAGATGCTGAACTCGCACGTTAAGGCGATGGCGCTGCGCTCGCTGACCGGCGAACCGCTGCCGGAGGTGGAGGCCGAACTGTTTGAAGATATTTCGCCAGAGTCGATGACGCTGGCACAGCAGGTGGTGGATCTGTTTGGCAACCTGCCAAAAGAGGAAGCCTGGCTCCTCTCCGTCCATTTTGAAGTGGCGAAAGAAAACGCATAG
- the cybC gene encoding cytochrome b562, with translation MRKLLIAMLSSALLFAASPLLAQDLEGDMDVLKGALRTVQKTDDKAEMVRALTDMRTAASDAKTHTPDKLEGQPADSAQVKDYHAQLDKLIGQIDDSLKLANAGDLAGAKEEAKKFAATRDEGHKKFR, from the coding sequence ATGCGTAAATTATTGATTGCAATGTTGAGCTCTGCCCTGTTGTTCGCTGCATCCCCGCTGCTGGCGCAGGATCTGGAAGGCGATATGGACGTTCTGAAAGGCGCGTTAAGAACGGTTCAGAAAACCGATGACAAGGCCGAGATGGTTCGTGCCTTAACCGATATGCGCACCGCCGCCAGCGATGCGAAAACCCACACGCCCGACAAGCTTGAGGGCCAGCCTGCCGACAGCGCGCAGGTTAAAGACTATCATGCCCAGCTGGATAAGCTGATAGGTCAGATAGACGACAGCCTCAAGCTGGCGAATGCCGGTGATTTAGCCGGAGCAAAGGAAGAGGCGAAGAAATTTGCCGCGACCCGCGATGAAGGCCATAAGAAATTCCGCTAA
- the pmbA gene encoding metalloprotease PmbA, whose product MKLLSQVAEQRKILEQAVATALELAKAGSDGAEVAVSKTTGISVSTRYGEVENVEFNSDGALGITVYHQNCKGSASSTDLSPEAIKRTVQAAIDIARYTSPDPYAGVADRDLLAFDAPDLDLFHPAEIDADRAIELAARAEQASLSADKRITNTEGGSFNSHVGIKVFGNSHGMLQGYCSSRHSLSSCVIAEENGDMERDYAYTIGRAMADLSSPEAVGEECARRTLSRLSPRKLSTMKAPVLFAAEVATGLFGHLVGAISGGSVYRKSTFLLDSLGQQILPDWLTIQEQPHLLKGLASTPFDSEGIRTQSRDIIKDGVLQTWLLTSYSARKLGLQSTGHAGGIHNWRIAGQGHSFEQMLKQLGTGLVVTELMGQGVSGITGDYSRGASGFWVENGVIQYPVSEITIAGNLKDMWRNMVSVGSDIETRSNIQCGSVLLPEMNIAGQ is encoded by the coding sequence ATGAAATTACTCTCCCAAGTTGCAGAACAGCGAAAAATCCTGGAACAGGCGGTCGCGACGGCACTCGAACTGGCAAAAGCCGGTTCTGATGGGGCAGAAGTCGCGGTAAGCAAAACTACCGGCATCAGCGTGAGCACGCGCTACGGCGAAGTGGAAAATGTCGAATTTAACAGCGACGGCGCGCTGGGCATTACCGTATATCATCAGAACTGCAAAGGCAGCGCCTCATCGACTGACCTCAGCCCCGAAGCGATTAAGCGTACCGTCCAGGCGGCGATCGATATCGCCCGCTACACCTCGCCGGATCCTTACGCGGGCGTAGCCGATCGCGATCTTCTGGCGTTTGATGCCCCGGACCTGGATCTGTTCCATCCCGCCGAGATCGATGCGGATCGTGCTATCGAGCTGGCAGCACGCGCGGAGCAGGCCTCTCTGAGCGCCGACAAACGCATTACCAATACCGAAGGCGGCAGCTTCAACAGCCACGTGGGTATCAAGGTGTTTGGCAACAGCCACGGCATGCTGCAGGGCTACTGCTCCAGCCGCCATTCCCTCTCCAGCTGTGTGATTGCCGAAGAAAACGGTGATATGGAGCGGGATTACGCCTACACCATCGGGCGGGCAATGGCCGATCTGAGCTCACCCGAGGCGGTGGGGGAAGAGTGCGCCCGCCGCACGCTGTCGCGCCTTTCTCCGCGCAAGCTCTCCACCATGAAAGCCCCGGTGCTGTTCGCTGCGGAAGTGGCAACCGGCCTGTTCGGTCACCTGGTGGGGGCGATCAGCGGCGGCAGCGTCTATCGCAAATCGACCTTCCTGCTGGACTCTCTCGGCCAGCAGATCCTGCCGGACTGGCTAACCATTCAGGAACAGCCGCACCTGCTGAAGGGGCTGGCCTCAACGCCGTTCGACAGCGAGGGTATCCGCACGCAGTCCCGTGACATCATCAAAGACGGCGTGCTGCAAACCTGGCTGCTGACCAGCTACTCCGCCCGCAAGCTGGGGCTGCAAAGCACCGGCCATGCCGGCGGCATTCACAACTGGCGCATCGCCGGTCAGGGCCACAGCTTTGAACAGATGCTGAAGCAGCTGGGCACCGGCCTGGTGGTGACCGAGCTGATGGGGCAGGGCGTAAGCGGCATTACCGGTGACTACTCGCGCGGTGCGTCGGGCTTCTGGGTTGAAAACGGCGTGATTCAGTATCCGGTTAGTGAAATTACGATTGCCGGCAATCTGAAGGATATGTGGCGCAATATGGTTAGCGTCGGTAGCGATATTGAAACCCGCAGCAATATCCAGTGCGGATCCGTTTTGTTACCAGAAATGAATATTGCAGGACAATAG
- the yjgA gene encoding ribosome biogenesis factor YjgA, protein MTKQPEDWLDDVPDNEEEEDEEIIWVSKSEIKRDAEELKRLGAELVELGKNSLDRIPLDEDLRAAIELAQKIKKEGRRRQLQLIGKMLRSRDEEPIRIALDKLKNRHNQQVALFHKLEVLRDRLVEQGDDAVPDVLNLYPDADRQQLRAMIRNAQKEKAENKPPKAYRQIFQYLRELAEA, encoded by the coding sequence ATGACCAAGCAGCCCGAAGACTGGCTCGATGACGTACCCGATAACGAAGAAGAAGAAGACGAAGAGATTATCTGGGTCAGTAAAAGTGAAATTAAACGCGACGCCGAAGAGCTGAAACGCCTGGGTGCCGAGCTGGTAGAACTGGGGAAAAACTCCCTGGACCGCATCCCGCTGGATGAGGATCTGCGTGCCGCGATCGAGCTGGCGCAGAAGATCAAAAAAGAGGGCCGTCGCCGTCAGTTGCAGCTGATCGGTAAGATGCTGCGCTCCCGGGATGAAGAACCAATCCGCATCGCGCTGGATAAGCTGAAAAACCGCCATAACCAGCAGGTTGCGCTGTTCCACAAGCTGGAAGTGCTGCGCGATCGTCTGGTTGAGCAGGGTGATGATGCCGTACCGGACGTGCTGAATCTGTATCCCGATGCCGACCGTCAGCAGCTGCGCGCGATGATTCGCAACGCGCAGAAAGAGAAAGCGGAGAACAAACCGCCTAAAGCCTATCGTCAAATCTTCCAGTATTTGCGCGAGCTGGCCGAAGCGTAA